The Streptomyces sp. NBC_00224 genome contains the following window.
CCGGTACATCACCAACCGCGACGAGCTGGTGGACCTGATGGTCGACGCGGCGCAGGGCGAGGATCCGCTGCCCGAGTCCACTGAGGACTGGCGTGCCGGTCTGGGGACGGTCGCGCACGCGTTGCGTGCGACGCTGCTGCGGCACCCTTGGTTGGCGGGTGAACTGGCGGGGAGGCCCGCGCTCGGCCCCAACTGGTTGCGGCGGTCCGAGGCCGCGCTGCGCGCAGCCGTCGCACTCACGCCCGACATCACCCTGGCCTCGCGGGCGCTCGGCGCCGTGCACGCGTACGTGCTGGGTTCGGTCGCCGCCCAGCAGGCCCTTCGACGCGCGGAGCAGCGCACCGGGCTCAGCGAGGAGGAGTGGCAGCGCAGCGTCGGCCCCTACATCAGCGAGGTCATCGCGGCGGGCGAACACCCGATGCTCGCCCGCCGCGTCCTCGAAGCCGAGGAACTCGACCCCGACGTCGAGTTCGCGTTCGGCCTGGACTGCGTGCTCGACGGGCTCGCGGCCCGGCTGGGTCGCTGAGCGGTCAGTTACGCGTAGCGGTTCACGGTCTCCGGGTGGAGGACGAGGCGGACCGGGTCCTCGCGCCAGGATTCCGGCCAGGTCGGCGGCGCGGGTCGGGTCGTCGAGGTCTCGGTAGCGGGCGGCCAGGTCATGAGCAAGATCCCGTGCGGTCCGGAGTCAGGGCCCCGCCCCCGCTGCCCCACATGTTCGCCCGTCTGCCCCGCACCGCACGACAGCGGCCCCGAGCTGGGGCAGCGTCGTCAGGAGTGCACGGAAGTCCCCCGGAAGAGGCTGGCATGGACGAGGTCGCACAGTACGAGCGCTACGCCGGCGGCAGCCCGGAAGCCGAGCGGCTGGTCTTCGAGAGGCTGGCGCGTGAGCTGCTGCAGGT
Protein-coding sequences here:
- a CDS encoding TetR/AcrR family transcriptional regulator C-terminal domain-containing protein codes for the protein MTEPVPSSVWTRPRPEPRRRAPGVDQYVAAALAVADAEGLAAVSMRRVAGDLGSGTASLYRYITNRDELVDLMVDAAQGEDPLPESTEDWRAGLGTVAHALRATLLRHPWLAGELAGRPALGPNWLRRSEAALRAAVALTPDITLASRALGAVHAYVLGSVAAQQALRRAEQRTGLSEEEWQRSVGPYISEVIAAGEHPMLARRVLEAEELDPDVEFAFGLDCVLDGLAARLGR